The Methanosarcinales archaeon nucleotide sequence TCAGGGGATGGTTGCCTTATTGTAAGATTTGATCCGGTCAACGATGGCTATCACACTGTTGCGGTTGAATATGATGCCAGGATATACACAATCACGGATGAGGGATGGCATAAAGGTCCAAAGAGCGATTACGAGAACGTAAAAAGCAGCGGTTATTATTACCAGTATGCCAGGACCATCATCTCTGGACATGGATCGAAAGATCTTAATCCGG carries:
- a CDS encoding DUF4198 domain-containing protein is translated as MTDENIPDVVRGHEIWLEHDMQHVHVGETVECKVLFGHNMAIDGLADIEGVKAAVFDPVNEKHDLAVDSGDGCLIVRFDPVNDGYHTVAVEYDARIYTITDEGWHKGPKSDYENVKSSGYYYQYARTIISGHGSKDLNP